One genomic segment of Thermodesulfobacterium sp. TA1 includes these proteins:
- a CDS encoding glycosyltransferase family 4 protein, with protein MIYIIIEENINPTTDYYIVPLLKNKNLNFIRLTHKELSNFVFSERVRLLIVRYLTGEVLRWIKKSVDIIDKIYYFMDDDLFDLKVLKDLPLRYAFKIFNKAWKFKNWLTTNTQIFVSNDYLAEKYQKFNPIVLPPYPTHIEEKDLLLSPEAQRTLVFYHATASHKVEFVWLRNLLNELQSEKLFFEIVVDQRTAKMYKPIKNLYLVHSMKWTEYLTFSSLKYRHIGLAPLFDNLFNKARSYVKFYNIMRSGAVGIYSEYFPLAKSIKELQAGIVLPMEIKAWKSAILELADNHEKRKELFEGAKNLLYHLKEKTLEDYKKINI; from the coding sequence ATGATTTATATCATAATTGAAGAAAACATAAATCCAACTACAGATTATTACATAGTTCCTTTACTAAAAAATAAAAATTTAAATTTTATTCGATTAACTCATAAAGAATTGTCAAATTTTGTATTTAGCGAAAGAGTTAGACTTCTTATTGTGAGATACTTAACCGGAGAGGTTTTAAGGTGGATTAAAAAGAGCGTAGATATAATTGATAAAATTTACTACTTTATGGATGACGACCTTTTTGACCTTAAAGTTCTCAAAGATTTGCCTTTAAGATACGCTTTCAAGATCTTTAACAAAGCTTGGAAGTTTAAGAATTGGTTAACTACTAACACGCAAATCTTTGTTTCCAATGATTACCTTGCAGAAAAATATCAAAAATTTAATCCTATAGTCTTACCCCCTTACCCTACACACATAGAGGAAAAGGACCTTTTATTATCTCCAGAAGCTCAAAGGACTCTCGTCTTTTACCACGCTACTGCCTCTCACAAGGTAGAGTTTGTTTGGCTAAGAAACCTCTTAAATGAGTTACAATCTGAAAAGCTTTTCTTTGAAATTGTCGTTGACCAAAGGACTGCAAAGATGTATAAGCCTATCAAAAATTTATACCTCGTTCATTCTATGAAGTGGACTGAATACCTAACCTTTTCTTCCCTTAAATACAGACACATTGGGCTTGCTCCTTTGTTTGATAATCTCTTTAATAAGGCAAGATCTTATGTTAAATTCTATAACATCATGAGAAGTGGAGCAGTAGGAATATACTCGGAATACTTTCCTCTTGCTAAGAGTATAAAGGAGCTTCAAGCAGGCATCGTCCTTCCCATGGAAATTAAGGCTTGGAAGTCTGCAATTTTAGAGTTAGCAGACAACCACGAAAAAAGAAAAGAGCTCTTTGAAGGTGCAAAAAACCTCTTATATCACCTAAAAGAAAAAACCTTAGAGGACTACAAAAAAATTAATATTTAG